A portion of the Bombus terrestris chromosome 3, iyBomTerr1.2, whole genome shotgun sequence genome contains these proteins:
- the LOC100646338 gene encoding protein sidekick isoform X3 encodes MEMPWRNAVADLSTFLFAAVYFIWIAGSACATETLQEPRFTTQPSSSGNILSENRTKFLQCQARGNPQPKYKWFKDGVPLSNELTSEPYFRIQSTRREDAGVYHCVATNDVGSIFSERITFAVAYMGVFEDLTERMVSVKSGSAAVLTLPPIESHPAPDVTWFTSDGSLLYGIKYASVHHTLLILNASENDQGLYRARAINTQLGKEENSPFFKLQVTGDANAEVAPSIIVKPQDTQIIKDQDVTYIHCIANARSLHELRTLWTKDGIPIENSRISYSFNDSWNRTLALISANITYTGVYSCHVDLRSGGYPTVNASANVVVYEKPTFITELKRETLSDYGSTVTLPCDAVGVPPPKITWFRNAEPVDHLLGFRYALEEDGSLTIKKLTMDDSGMFQCLASNDAGEASSYTWLKAKKGLESRLKNRVVRWAAGYNVVRVRQSDRRFKFSQYPDTSGPIMENGPQNQTILDGKDATLTCNAVAAPIPNTTWIYNDTIPVEIAGRVQVLDNGDLLIAAVKPNDAGKYTCIRANEAGSVNGSAYLTVLVRTQIIQPPVDTSVLLGYTAELQCKVSNDPSVLYDIAWFHNSQVINTQASQRVKMRNDGTLEIAAVRASDVGEYMCSVVSPGGNETRSARLSVIELPFAPINVMASRVERISPRTINVSWVPGFDGNSPTKKFIVQRREVSDLGPIPDSALNWITECNNVSAQNRWVLLNNLKAAAAYQFRVTAENSVGEGPPSDPSNVVVLPQEPPSGPPVGFVGSARSSSEIITQWQLPLEEYRNGHILGYVLRYRLYGYSDNPWTIQNITNEAQRNYLITDLITWKDYIVQIAAYNDKGVGVFTEGLKIKTKEGVPEAPPTNVKVTAINSTSIKVWWKPPNPQKINGINQGYKLQAWIGHNFTEASEYKSMTVPPSLFDPLAEQSAIMTGLKKYTLYNITVLCFTDPGDGEKSSPVQIRTREDVPEEVENLQFENISDRSLTVKWNAPQEVNGVLIQYQLKYMIKDVPDSLRVENFTSDTLSAKIEHLQAMTHYKFEVVAWTSVGPGKPAVAVIQSGVEPVLPEPPTKLALSNIDAFSVVLQFTPGFDGNSSIIKWTVQAQTTRNTTWYNIYEVSDPDASTITVGGLIPFMQYKLRLIANNVVGASQPSEPTKEFQTIQAPPSHPPRNVTVRAMSATELRVRWIPLQQIEWYGNPRGYNVTYTEVRTNKSKSITIEDHTANSYILENMEEYALYKIVMQALNDVGSSTISPKAVERTRESVPSMGPINVEANATSSTTILVRWGDVPIEHQNGQIEGFKVYYGANARSAFQYKNIPSNTTFTTTLTELRKFVQYHIQVLAYTRLGDGTLSTPPVRVQTFEDAPGPPSNVSFPDVSFTTARIIWDTPEDPNGEILAYKVMFHLNNSQDHQFSKEFPASDRTFRATGLEPEKYYMFSVTAQTRLGWGKTAYALVFTTNNRERPQSPSMPQISRSQIQSRQITFNWTPGRDGFAPLRYYTVQQSENSGPFQTIPERVEPTLTSYTANDLKPFTFYQFRIQATNDIGPSTWSTESIQVQTLPAAPSRGVTGLKVVPITTSSIEVHWNAIDEVYWSGDHETGGYRVVYQPVSDFPTALQDTPKEEVLGIKATKIVLSDLTEDRYYEVIVLPFNSEGEGPSSPPVTVYVGEAVPTGEPQHLKAEPISSTEVHLRWKPPQANMQNGDLLGYKIFYLVTDSPQDLENKQEEEIEVVPASYLTHSLVFLDKYTEYRIQVLAFNPAGDGPRTPSITVRTKQDIPGPPHNLQFSEITMTSLRVSWEAPKLRNGEIVGYIVTYETAEQNDRFSKQVKQKVTETSLLIQPLEEEETYTFMVRAQTIDFGPPISGNVTTGPQEGSPMAPSNLAVTKTVSSVELQWTNGASGKGPILGYYIETRRKDDSRWQTIVRSSNGPLTEYSVSYQNLLPSTSYLFRVISYNRYGISYPAYSTETILTPSKLYLEYAYLQHKPFYRQTWFMVTLAAASIIIIIMIIAVLCVKSKSYKYKQEAQKTLEESMAMDTDDRQESDLELYRSRQGGGGAMNMANACGTLGKRNTLARKSMHPPPPTMLGKSPPRPSPASVAYHSDEESLKGYDENPDDSSVTEKPSEISSTDSQGSESENESVQSDPHSFVNHYANVNDSLRQSWKRQKPVRNYSSYTDSEPEGSAVVSLNGGQIIMNNMARSRAPLPGFSSFV; translated from the exons AGACCCTCCAAGAACCGCGCTTCACCACTCAGCCTTCCAGCAGCGGCAATATTCTTAGCGAAAATCGGACAAAATTTCTGCAGTGTCAAGCGAGGG GAAATCCTCAGCCAAAATATAAGTGGTTCAAGGATGGGGTACCCCTCAGCAACGAGCTTACTTCGGAGCCTTATTTTCGAATACAAAGTACACGTAGAGAAGACGCAGGAGTTTATCACTGTGTCGCCACAAACGACGTAGGATCTATATTTAGTGAAAGAATTACATTTGCGGTAGCCT ATATGGGGGTGTTCGAGGATCTCACAGAGAGGATGGTGAGCGTGAAATCGGGCAGCGCGGCTGTTTTAACGCTGCCACCGATAGAAAGCCATCCTGCACCTGACGTTACATGGTTCACGTCCGACGGCTCGTTGTTATACGGCATAAAATATGCGTCTGTTCATCACACGTTGCTTATCCTGAACGCGTCTGAGAACGATCAAGGCCTGTACAG GGCCAGAGCCATTAACACGCAATTGGGAAAAGAGGAGAACAGTCCCTTTTTCAAGTTGCAAGTTACGGGAGATGCCAACGCTGAGGTGGCACCTAGTATCATAGTGAAACCGCAGGACACTCAGATTATCAAGGACCAGGACGTTACCTACATACATTGCATAGCCAATGCTAG GTCTCTTCATGAGTTACGAACTTTATGGACGAAAGACGGGATCCCCATCGAGAACTCGAGGATATCATATAGTTTTAACGACTCGTGGAATAGGACTTTGGCGTTAATATCGGCAAACATAACTTACACCGGCGTATACTCGTGCCATGTGGACTTAAGAAGCGGTGGATATCCAACAGTGAACGCGAGCGCGAATGTTGTCGTATATG aaaaaCCAACTTTTATAACGGAATTGAAACGAGAGACTCTTAGTGATTATGGATCAACTGTAACGTTACCATGCGATGCTGTCGGAGTACCTCCTCCTAAAATCACTTGGTTTCGAAATGCAGAGCCTGTTGATCATCTTCTTGGATTTAG GTACGCACTGGAAGAAGATGGCTCcttaacaattaaaaaattaaccaTGGATGACTCAGGAATGTTCCAATGTCTTGCATCCAACGACGCTGGTGAAGCATCCAGTTATACCTGGCTAAAAGCAAAAA AAGGATTAGAAAGCAGACTGAAAAACAGAGTTGTCCGCTGGGCAGCTGGCTACAATGTAGTCAGAGTTCGCCAATCTGATCGCCGTTTTAAGTTCTCTCAATATCCAGACA CATCTGGACCAATCATGGAGAATGGTCCACAAAACCAAACTATATTAGATGGGAAGGATGCAACTTTAACATGTAATGCTGTAGCAGCTCCGATACCTAACACTACATGGATTTATAATG ATACAATTCCTGTGGAAATCGCCGGAAGAGTACAAGTCTTAGATAACGGAGATCTTTTAATTGCTGCGGTAAAACCAAACGACGCCGGAAAATACACGTGTATTCGAGCTAATGAAGCTGGTTCTGTAAATGGTTCAGCGTATCTTACTGTTTTAG TTCGAACACAAATTATTCAACCACCTGTGGATACCTCTGTACTTCTCGGCTACACCGCAGAATTACAATGCAAGGTCTCCAACGATCCAAGTGTTTTGTACGATATAGCATGGTTTCATAATTCACA AGTAATAAATACACAAGCCAGTCAAAGAGTAAAAATGCGAAATGATGGTACATTGGAAATAGCAGCCGTTCGTGCGTCTGACGTGGGTGAATATATGTGTTCTGTGGTTTCTCCAGGAGGAAATGAGACTCGATCTGCTCGTCTTAGTGTAATCGAATTACCATTCGCACCCATAAACGTAATGGCTAGTCGAGTCGAGCGAATTTCACCTCGCACCATAAACGTTAGTTGGGTTCCTGGATTTGATGGAAACAGTCCAACAAAAAAGTTTATCGTTCAAAGGCGAGAGGTTTCTGATCTCG GACCAATACCTGATTCTGCACTAAATTGGATCACAGAGTGTAATAATGTTTCGGCACAAAATCGTTGGGTACTATTGAACAATCTAAAAGCTGCTGCTGCATATCAATTTCGAGTGACTGCAGAAAATAGTGTTGGTGAAGGACCTCCTTCGGATCCTAGTAATGTAGTAGTTCTTCCTCAAGAGC CTCCGAGTGGACCACCGGTAGGATTCGTTGGTTCCGCTCGATCATCCTCAGAAATAATCACGCAGTGGCAGCTTCCATTAGAAGAATATCGAAACGGCCATATTTTAGGATATGTATTAAGATATAGACTATACGGTTACAGCGACAATCCATGGACAATACAGAATATTACTAACGAAGCACAAAGAAATTATCTTATTACCGACCTAATTACTTGGAAGGATTATATCGTACAGATAGCAGCGTATAATGATAAAGGAGTTGGAGTATTTACGGAAGGTTTGAAGATTAAAACCAAGGAAGGAGTACCTGAAGCACCACCCACAAACGTAAAGGTAACAGCTATTAATTCAACATCGATAAAAGTGTGGTGGAAACCTCCCAATCCGCAAAAGATTAATGGAATAAATCAAGGTTATAAATTACAAGCCTGGATCGGGCATAATTTTACAGAAGCGAGCGAATACAAGTCGATGACCGTACCACCTAGCTTATTCGATCCTCTTGCAGAGCAAAGTGCAATTATGACAGGTTTAAAGAAATACACCTTATACAATATAACTGTATTATGCTTCACTGATCCAGGTGATGGTGAAAAAAGTTCTCCCGTTCAAATTCGTACACGCGAAGATGTACCTGAAGAAGTAGAAAATCTACAATTTGAAAACATAAGTGATCGTTCACTCACCGTTAAATGGAATGCTCCACAGGAAGTTAATGGAGTTCTCATCCAATACCAATTAAAATATATGATCAAAGATGTACCGGATTCTCTAAGAGTAGAAAACTTCACGTCAGACACTCTTTCAGCCAAAATCGAACATTTACAAGCAATGACTCATTATAAATTTGAAGTTGTTGCTTGGACTTCAGTAGGCCCTGGAAAACCAGCAGTAGCTGTTATTCAATCAGGCGTTGAGCCTGTTCTTCCTGAACCACCAACTAAATTAGCACTGTCTAATATAGATGCATTCTCTGTTGTTCTTCAATTTACTCCAGGCTTTGACGGCAATTCGTCCATAATAAAGTGGACAGTACAAGCACAAACCACTCGAAACACAACATGGTACAATATTTACGAAGTTTCAGATCCTGATGCTAGTACAATCACTGTGGGTGGTCTAATTCCATTTATGCAGTATAAATTACGATTAATAGCTAACAACGTTGTCGGTGCTTCCCAACCTTCCGAACCAACAAAAGAATTTCAAACGATTCAAGCACCACCATCACATCCTCCTAGGAATGTTACGGTTCGTGCAATGAGCGCCACGGAATTGCGTGTTAGATGGATTCCGTTACAACAAATTGAGTGGTACGGAAATCCAAGAGGATATAATGTTACTTATACTGAAGTTCGAACGAACAAGTCAAAGAGCATAACTATAGAAGACCATACAGCGAATTCGTATATTTTAGAGAACATGGAAGAATATGCTCTCTATAAAATTGTAATGCAAGCGCTTAATGACGTTGGGTCATCGACAATAAGCCCGAAAGCTGTTGAAAGAACTCGCGAATCAGTTCCTTCGATGGGTCCTATTAATGTAGAAGCCAATGCAACGTCTTCCACGACTATATTAGTTAGATGGGGTGATGTTCCCATAGAACATCAGAATGGACAAATAGAAGGGTTTAAAGTTTACTATGGTGCAAATGCTAGATCAGCATTCCAGTATAAAAACATTCCTAGTAACACAACATTTACAACAACTTTAACAGAACTTCGAAAATTTGTCCAGTATCACATACAAGTTCTAGCTTATACGCGTCTTGGCGATGGCACTTTAAGCACTCCGCCAGTTAGAGTACAAACATTTGAAGATGCTCCTGGACCTCCATCGAATGTATCGTTCCCTGATGTAAGCTTTACCACTGCTCGGATTATTTGGGATACTCCAGAAGATCCGAACGGAGAGATTCTCGCCTATAAAGTTATGTTTCATCTAAATAATAGCCAGGATCATCAATTTTCGAAGGAGTTTCCTGCATCAGATAGAACTTTTAGAGCAACTGGACTAGAGCCAGAGAAGTATTACATGTTCTCGGTAACAGCACAAACGAGATTAGGATGGGGAAAAACAGCGTACGCTCTCGTTTTTACTACAAATAATAGAGAACGTCCACAATCGCCATCGATGCCACAAATTAGCAGATCACAAATACAAAGTAGACAGATAACATTTAATTGGACACCTGGCCGTGATGGGTTTGCACCATTAAG atattatacGGTACAACAATCAGAAAATTCAGGACCATTTCAAACGATTCCTGAAAGAGTAGAACCAACATTAACATCTTATACAGCAAATGATTTAAAACCATTTACATTCTATCAATTCCGAATACAAGCAACTAACGATATAGGTCCTTCAACTTGGAGTACAGAATCTATTCAAGTTCAAACTCTACCAGCAG CACCTTCTCGGGGAGTTACCGGATTGAAAGTAGTTCCAATAACGACATCTAGTATAGAAGTTCATTGGAACGCAATAGATGAAGTATATTGGAGCGGCGATCATGAAACAGGTGGTTATCGCGTCGTTTATCAACCAGTTTCTGATTTCCCCACAGCCCTTCAAGATACTCCTAAAGAAGaagttttaggaataaaa GCTACAAAGATTGTTTTAAGCGACTTGACAGAAGATAGGTATTACGAAGTAATAGTGTTACCCTTCAATTCTGAAGGTGAAGGTCCATCAAGCCCTCCAGTGACTGTATATGTAGGAGAAGCAGTTCCTACAGGAGAACCACAACATCTAAAAGCAGAACCAATTTCTTCTACAGAAGTACATCTGCGTTGGAAACCACCCCAAGCCAATATGCAAAATGGAGATTTATTaggatataaa atTTTCTATTTAGTTACTGATTCTCCTCAAGATTTGGAAAACAAACaggaagaagaaatagaagTTGTACCAGCATCATACTTAACACATAGCTTAGTGTTTTTAgataaatatacagaatatcgTATTCAAGTATTGGCTTTCAACCCTGCCGGTGATGGTCCTCGAACCCCATCTATCACTGTCAGAACTAAACAG GATATACCTGGACCACCACACAATTTACAATTCTCAGAAATTACAATGACTAGTCTCCGCGTCTCTTGGGAAGCACCAAAACTACGAAATGGTGAAATAGTCGGCTACATTGTTACATATGAAACTGCAGAACAAAATGATC gTTTTAGTAAGCAAGTTAAACAAAAGGTAACGGAAACAAGTCTACTAATTCAACcgttagaagaagaagaaacgtatACTTTTATGGTTAGAGCGCAAACCATTGATTTTGGTCCGCCTATATCTGGAAATGTCACAACAGGTCCACAAGAAGGTTCGCCAATGGCACCTAGCAATCTTGCTGTTACAAAAACAGTGTCTAGTGTTGAATTACAGTGGACTAATGGTGCTTCTGGAAAAGGACCCATTCTAGGATACTACATCGAAACGCGCCGGAAAG atGACAGTCGTTGGCAGACGATCGTGCGTAGTAGTAATGGACCATTGACAGAGTATTCTGTATCTTATCAAAATTTACTTCCATCTACGTCGTATTTATTCagagtaatatcatataatcgTTATGGAATTAGTTATCCAGCATATTCCACAGAAACG attttaacTCCATCAAAGCTATACCTTGAATATGCATACCTACAACATAAACCGTTTTACAGACAAACTTGGTTTATGGTTACTTTAGCTGCTGcatcaattataattattataatgatCATAGCAGTGCTATGCGTGAAAAGTaaaagctataaatataaac AAGAAGCACAAAAGACACTTGAAGAGTCTATGGCGATGGATACTGATGATAGACAAGAGTCTGATTTAGAGCTTTATAGATCAAGACAAGGAGGTGGTGGTGCTATGAATATGGCTAATGCTTGTGGTACATTAGGTAAAAGAAACACTTTAGCAAGAAAATCTATGCATCCTCCTCCTCCTACAATGTTGGGAAAGTCACCTCCTAGACCATCACCAGCCTCTGTTGCTTATCATAGCGACGAAGAAAGTCTGAAAGGATATGATGAAAACCCTGACGATAGCAGCGTTACGGAAAAACCTTCCGAAATTAGTTCAACAGATTCACAG GGATCTGAAAGTGAGAATGAAAGTGTACAATCGGATCCACATTCCTTCGTAAATCATTACGCTAATGTTAATGATTCCTTAAGACAATCCTGGAAACGCCAGAAACCAGTTAGAAATTATTCATCGTACACTGATTCTGAACCTGAAGGTAGTGCCGTTGTCAGTTTAAATGGGGGACAAATTATTATGAACAATATGGCAAGGTCGAGAGCACCATTGCCTGGTTTTTCGTCTTTCGTATAA